One Cyanobacteria bacterium GSL.Bin1 DNA segment encodes these proteins:
- a CDS encoding response regulator, which translates to MSETEGTKLLLVDDEPSLQEAVEAYLEDEGFLVNVASNANEGWQLLEQETPDLVITDIMMPQVDGYQFLEKLREDPRYKGLPVIFLTAKGMTADRIKGHQAGCDAYLSKPFDPDELVAIVKNLLSRRESMSSSGEGNTDLGAIAQQIAEIKSLLGQQGSVKTTPSPIKIDLTPREQSILNLVAEGLMNKEIARRLETSVRNVEKYVSRLFSKTGTNSRTELVRFALQHGLTE; encoded by the coding sequence ATGAGCGAGACAGAAGGAACTAAATTATTATTAGTCGATGATGAACCCAGCTTACAAGAAGCAGTGGAGGCCTACCTAGAGGATGAAGGTTTTCTGGTCAACGTGGCGAGTAATGCCAATGAAGGGTGGCAGCTACTGGAACAGGAAACGCCCGATCTTGTGATTACTGATATTATGATGCCCCAGGTGGATGGCTATCAGTTTTTGGAAAAACTACGAGAAGATCCGCGCTACAAAGGATTACCTGTTATTTTCTTAACAGCGAAAGGCATGACGGCAGATCGGATTAAAGGACATCAAGCGGGATGCGATGCCTATCTGTCTAAACCCTTTGATCCTGATGAGTTGGTAGCTATTGTCAAAAATTTATTATCGCGCCGAGAAAGCATGAGTAGCAGTGGCGAGGGGAATACTGATTTAGGCGCGATCGCGCAGCAAATTGCTGAAATTAAAAGCCTTCTCGGACAACAAGGCAGTGTCAAAACCACGCCGAGTCCGATCAAAATTGACCTCACGCCGCGCGAACAGAGTATCCTCAATTTGGTTGCTGAGGGGTTAATGAATAAAGAAATTGCCCGTCGCCTCGAAACCAGTGTCCGTAATGTAGAAAAATACGTTAGTCGTTTGTTTAGTAAAACGGGAACCAACAGCCGCACGGAATTGGTGCGCTTTGCGCTGCAACATGGTTTAACCGAGTAG